Below is a window of Desulfobacterales bacterium DNA.
CGCCAGCTTTCCACATTTCAGAATTTTTAATTGTGTCAAGCTCTATTCTTAATTTTTGGAGATAATCAGGAGCACTGTTAGCTTCTAAAACTCTTTTTGTTTCTTTGCCAGTAACAACACTTTTATAAAGATCAGTAAATACAGGCATAACAGCATCTCTAAATTTTGGAGCCCAATCAAGAGCACCTCTTTGAGCTGTAGTGCTGCAATTTGAAAACATCCAATCCATACCGTTTTCAGCTACAAGACGTATAAGGCTTTGGGTAAGTTCTTCTACTGTTTCGTTAAAAGCTTCGCTTGGGCTGTGTCCATTTTTTCGAAGAGTATTATACTGAGCTTCCATTACTCCAGCTAAACATCCCATTAAAACGCCTCTTTCACCTGTAAGATCGCTAAAAACTTCTTTATCAAAAGTAGTTGGGAAAAGATAACCTGAACCTACAGCTATACCTATAGCGATAGTTCTATCTTTTGCTTTTCCTGTATAGTCCTGATAAACCGCGTAGCTTGAATTTATTCCGCTGCCTTCAAGAAAATTTCTTCTTACGTTTGTTCCAGAACCTTTTGGAGCAACTAAGATTACATCAACATTATCAGGAGGAATAATGCCTGTCTGGTCCTTATAAACAATTGAAAAACCATGGGAAAAATATAAAGCATCCCCTGGATTCAAACATTTTTTTAGCATAGGCCATGTAGCAGTTTGTCCAGCATCTGATAAAAGATTCATAATCATAGTCCCTTTTTTAGCGGCTTCTTCAATTGGAAAAAGACTTTCGCCAGGAACAAAACCGTCTTTCATTGCTTTTTTCCAGTAATCATCGCCTTCGATTTGTCCAATAATAACATTTATTCCGTTGTCTCTAAGATTAAGCGCTTGGCTTGGTCCCTGAACTCCATAACCTAAAATTACTATTTTTTCGTCTTTAAGTATGCTTTTTGCTTTTTCTAAAGTAAATTCTTCAGATGTAATAACTTCTTCGATAACTCCGCCAAAATCAATTGTTGCCATGATTAAATAATCCTCCTAATTGTTTAAAATTATTAAATATAAATTATATAATATCGTAAATAGCCTATGGGTAATTAGTTATTCACTAATTTATTGTAATTCGCGAGCAAGGGCTATGGTGCCTGTTCTTGCTATCTCTTTTATTCCCATTGGTTTTAGAATATTTATAAAAGCTTTGAGTTTTTCTTCATCTCCTGTAATTTCAATAGTAAAATGTTCATGACCAACATCAATAACCTTACTTCTAAAAACATCGACCATTCGCAAAATTTCTGCTCTGTCTTTAGGTTTGGCATTAATTTTTATAAGAGCAAGTTCTCTTTCCACATATTTAGTTTCAGTTAAATCATGAACTGTTATTACATTGATTAACTTGTGAAGCTGTTTTTTTATTTGTTCGATAATTAATTTATTGCCTTTTGTAACAAGAGTTATTCTTGAAACAAGAGGATCGTCAGTTTCGGCTACACAAAGGCTTTCAATATTATAGCCTCTGCCGCTAAATAAACCGGCTATTCTTGAAAGAACTCCAGGTTGGTTATCTACAATGATTGAAAGAACAGTTTTTCCGTTTTCCATTTTTAATTCCTTTTAAAAAAATTGAATTTATACAAGAAGCATTTCAGTCAGGGCTTTTCCTGCTGGCACCATCGGATAAACATTTTCTTCTTTTTCTACAATAAAGTCCATTATTACTGGCTTATTAATGGCTATACCTTGCTGCAAAATTGATACAACTTCTTCTGGCTTTGAAGTTCTAAACCCAACGGCTCCAAATGCTTCTGCCAATTTAACAAAATCAGGAGCAAATTCCATTCTTGTGCAGGAATAACGTCTTTCATAAAAAAGTTGTTGCCATTGCCTTACCATACCAAGATAACCATTATTTAAAATAACAATTTTAACTGGAAGACAGTGCTGAACAGCTGTTGCTAATTCTTGAATATTCATTTGAATACTGCCATCACCTGCAATATCAACTACAAGTTTATCAGGTCTTGCTTTTTGAGCTCCTATTGCCGCCGGAAGTCCAAAACCCATACAGCCAAGGCCTCCTGATGTAATAAAATGATTGGGGCTGTCATAGTGGTAATACTGGGCTGCCCACATTTGATTCTGTCCAACTTCAGTTGTAATAATGGCTTGACCTTTAGTTACTTCATATAATTTTTCAATTACATATTGGGGCTTAATAATATCCTTTTGGTCATAAGCAAGAGGTGTTGTCTTTTTCCATTCTTGAATTGTATCAATCCAAGTTTTGCTATCTGGAAAATTTTTATCCGGAATTTGTTGTTTAATCATTTTATTTAACTGGCAAAGAGTAGCTTTACAATCTCCTACAACCGGAACATGAACATTAATATTTTTATGTATTGATGTAGGATCAATATCAACATGAACTATTTTAGCCTTTGATGCAAAAGCGTCTGTTCTTCCTGTTACTCTGTCATCAAATCTAACTCCTATAGCGAGTAAAAGATCACATTCAGCTATGCTCATGTTAGCTCTAAATGTACCGTGCATGCCGAGCATTCCAAGCCATAACGGATGAGTTCCTGGAAAAGCTCCAAGACCCATTAATGATGTTGTAACTGGAATATTAGCATAATAAGCCAACTCTCTTAATTCTTCAGAAGCTTTTGAAAGAATAATTCCTCCGCCAGCAAATATTACTGGTTTTTTAGCTTCTT
It encodes the following:
- the ilvC gene encoding ketol-acid reductoisomerase, with translation MATIDFGGVIEEVITSEEFTLEKAKSILKDEKIVILGYGVQGPSQALNLRDNGINVIIGQIEGDDYWKKAMKDGFVPGESLFPIEEAAKKGTMIMNLLSDAGQTATWPMLKKCLNPGDALYFSHGFSIVYKDQTGIIPPDNVDVILVAPKGSGTNVRRNFLEGSGINSSYAVYQDYTGKAKDRTIAIGIAVGSGYLFPTTFDKEVFSDLTGERGVLMGCLAGVMEAQYNTLRKNGHSPSEAFNETVEELTQSLIRLVAENGMDWMFSNCSTTAQRGALDWAPKFRDAVMPVFTDLYKSVVTGKETKRVLEANSAPDYLQKLRIELDTIKNSEMWKAGAAVRSLRPENRKK
- the ilvN gene encoding acetolactate synthase small subunit; protein product: MENGKTVLSIIVDNQPGVLSRIAGLFSGRGYNIESLCVAETDDPLVSRITLVTKGNKLIIEQIKKQLHKLINVITVHDLTETKYVERELALIKINAKPKDRAEILRMVDVFRSKVIDVGHEHFTIEITGDEEKLKAFINILKPMGIKEIARTGTIALARELQ
- the ilvB gene encoding biosynthetic-type acetolactate synthase large subunit, with protein sequence MKLTGAQILMKALKEEGVETIFGYPGGAVIEIYDALSQTDIEHVLVRHEQGAVHAADGYARAKGQVGVCLVTSGPGATNTVTGIASAYMDSIPIVIITGQVPTSLIGNDAFQEVDIVGITRPCTKHNYLVKNIDDLAKTVKEAFYIASSGRPGPVLIDIPKDITTSKTIYKAPEKINLKSYNPTYNPNLKQLAKVVSLIKEAKKPVIFAGGGIILSKASEELRELAYYANIPVTTSLMGLGAFPGTHPLWLGMLGMHGTFRANMSIAECDLLLAIGVRFDDRVTGRTDAFASKAKIVHVDIDPTSIHKNINVHVPVVGDCKATLCQLNKMIKQQIPDKNFPDSKTWIDTIQEWKKTTPLAYDQKDIIKPQYVIEKLYEVTKGQAIITTEVGQNQMWAAQYYHYDSPNHFITSGGLGCMGFGLPAAIGAQKARPDKLVVDIAGDGSIQMNIQELATAVQHCLPVKIVILNNGYLGMVRQWQQLFYERRYSCTRMEFAPDFVKLAEAFGAVGFRTSKPEEVVSILQQGIAINKPVIMDFIVEKEENVYPMVPAGKALTEMLLV